From a single Apium graveolens cultivar Ventura chromosome 2, ASM990537v1, whole genome shotgun sequence genomic region:
- the LOC141707388 gene encoding RNA-directed DNA methylation 4 isoform X1 → MADVAGTSSAPAKNDKPVVVRVKRKAFQSRLDAFWLEINDRPLKRPLIDFEKLSLSQSSTKVEEVKTKKVFVQHIETLSNSEVKVDVLRSFVPETLNTVDFITKSDEKRRTFKTENKQEQLLGKAKKEHEISAKNARFEQVWRKRKGTKEANHDEALKEMCQLYDVVRVDVPETTHEGKEYSWCRNTEMEEEEHMMMSSLLPLLRECVPDAASEIESEIDNYISKGAGRDDYVYDLYAVKDDATMMSEDALNPFPLVQVDDNDDDFYDGPDDSENDSYDSNAEDNAMNEYPDEETSSNEETQSKSSDDISEEDEISVSRAEDLQPEHIEEDALFDEGSGQDDYFDNEFDSFDENDDYEYDDDQFK, encoded by the exons ATGGCTGATGTTGCCGGAACTTCTTCAGCTCCGGCGAAGAATGACAAGCCAGTTGTAGTGAGGGTTAAACGCAAGGCTTTTCAGTCACGGCTCGATGCTTTCT GGCTTGAAATAAATGACAGACCCTTGAAGCGTCCGTTGATTGATTTTGAGAAGCTGTCTTTGTCTCAATCATCCACCAAAG TAGAGGAGGTGAAAACCAAGAAGGTCTTTGTACAGCATATTGAAACACTTAGCAACTCGGAGGTGAAGGTTGATGTGTTGCGATCATTTGTG CCTGAAACTTTGAACACTGTGGACTTTATAACGAAAAGTGATGAAAAAAGACGTACTTTCAAAACAGAGAAT AAACAAGAGCAGCTTCTGGGGAAAGCTAAGAAGGAGCATGAG ATTTCGGCGAAAAATGCTCGTTTTGAGCAAGTCTGGAGGAAAAGAAAAGGGACAAAAGAAGCAAATCATGATGAAGCACTTAAGGAGATGTGTCAGCTCTATGATGTTGTGCGTGTTGATGTTCCTGAAACAACTCATGAAGGGAAAGAATATAG TTGGTGCAGAAATACAGAAATGGAAGAGGAGGAGCATATGATGATGTCCTCTCTACTGCCCCTGTTAAGAGAGTGTGTCCCTGATGCTGCTTCAGAAATTGAATCTGAGATTGATAATTACATTTCCAAAGGGG CAGGTAGAGACGACTATGTATATGATTTGTATGCTGTGAAGGATGATGCAACAATGATGTCGGAAGATGCTTTAAATCCATTTCCTTT GGTACAAGTGGATGATAACGACGATGATTTTTATGATGGCCCTGATGATTCAGAAAATGACAGTTATGATTCGAATG CGGAAGATAATGCCATGAACGAGTATCCGGATGAGGAGACATCCAGCAATGAGGAAACTCAGAGCAAAAGTTCTGATGATATATCAGAGGAAGATGAAATTTCTGTTAGCCGTGCTGAAGATTTGCAACCTGAACATATAGAAGAAGATGCTTTGTTTGATGAAGGATCAGGACAAGATGATTATTTTGATAATGAGTTTGATAGctttgatgaaaatgatgatTACGAATATGATGATGATCAATTCAAGTAG
- the LOC141707388 gene encoding RNA-directed DNA methylation 4 isoform X3 — translation MADVAGTSSAPAKNDKPVVVRVKRKAFQSRLDAFWLEINDRPLKRPLIDFEKLSLSQSSTKVEEVKTKKVFVQHIETLSNSEVKVDVLRSFVPETLNTVDFITKSDEKRRTFKTENKQEQLLGKAKKEHEISAKNARFEQVWRKRKGTKEANHDEALKEMCQLYDVVRVDVPETTHEGKEYRNTEMEEEEHMMMSSLLPLLRECVPDAASEIESEIDNYISKGAGRDDYVYDLYAVKDDATMMSEDALNPFPLVQVDDNDDDFYDGPDDSENDSYDSNAEDNAMNEYPDEETSSNEETQSKSSDDISEEDEISVSRAEDLQPEHIEEDALFDEGSGQDDYFDNEFDSFDENDDYEYDDDQFK, via the exons ATGGCTGATGTTGCCGGAACTTCTTCAGCTCCGGCGAAGAATGACAAGCCAGTTGTAGTGAGGGTTAAACGCAAGGCTTTTCAGTCACGGCTCGATGCTTTCT GGCTTGAAATAAATGACAGACCCTTGAAGCGTCCGTTGATTGATTTTGAGAAGCTGTCTTTGTCTCAATCATCCACCAAAG TAGAGGAGGTGAAAACCAAGAAGGTCTTTGTACAGCATATTGAAACACTTAGCAACTCGGAGGTGAAGGTTGATGTGTTGCGATCATTTGTG CCTGAAACTTTGAACACTGTGGACTTTATAACGAAAAGTGATGAAAAAAGACGTACTTTCAAAACAGAGAAT AAACAAGAGCAGCTTCTGGGGAAAGCTAAGAAGGAGCATGAG ATTTCGGCGAAAAATGCTCGTTTTGAGCAAGTCTGGAGGAAAAGAAAAGGGACAAAAGAAGCAAATCATGATGAAGCACTTAAGGAGATGTGTCAGCTCTATGATGTTGTGCGTGTTGATGTTCCTGAAACAACTCATGAAGGGAAAGAATATAG AAATACAGAAATGGAAGAGGAGGAGCATATGATGATGTCCTCTCTACTGCCCCTGTTAAGAGAGTGTGTCCCTGATGCTGCTTCAGAAATTGAATCTGAGATTGATAATTACATTTCCAAAGGGG CAGGTAGAGACGACTATGTATATGATTTGTATGCTGTGAAGGATGATGCAACAATGATGTCGGAAGATGCTTTAAATCCATTTCCTTT GGTACAAGTGGATGATAACGACGATGATTTTTATGATGGCCCTGATGATTCAGAAAATGACAGTTATGATTCGAATG CGGAAGATAATGCCATGAACGAGTATCCGGATGAGGAGACATCCAGCAATGAGGAAACTCAGAGCAAAAGTTCTGATGATATATCAGAGGAAGATGAAATTTCTGTTAGCCGTGCTGAAGATTTGCAACCTGAACATATAGAAGAAGATGCTTTGTTTGATGAAGGATCAGGACAAGATGATTATTTTGATAATGAGTTTGATAGctttgatgaaaatgatgatTACGAATATGATGATGATCAATTCAAGTAG
- the LOC141707388 gene encoding RNA-directed DNA methylation 4 isoform X2 translates to MADVAGTSSAPAKNDKPVVVRVKRKAFQSRLDAFWLEINDRPLKRPLIDFEKLSLSQSSTKVEEVKTKKVFVQHIETLSNSEVKVDVLRSFVPETLNTVDFITKSDEKRRTFKTENKQEQLLGKAKKEHEISAKNARFEQVWRKRKGTKEANHDEALKEMCQLYDVVRVDVPETTHEGKEYSWCRNTEMEEEEHMMMSSLLPLLRECVPDAASEIESEIDNYISKGGRDDYVYDLYAVKDDATMMSEDALNPFPLVQVDDNDDDFYDGPDDSENDSYDSNAEDNAMNEYPDEETSSNEETQSKSSDDISEEDEISVSRAEDLQPEHIEEDALFDEGSGQDDYFDNEFDSFDENDDYEYDDDQFK, encoded by the exons ATGGCTGATGTTGCCGGAACTTCTTCAGCTCCGGCGAAGAATGACAAGCCAGTTGTAGTGAGGGTTAAACGCAAGGCTTTTCAGTCACGGCTCGATGCTTTCT GGCTTGAAATAAATGACAGACCCTTGAAGCGTCCGTTGATTGATTTTGAGAAGCTGTCTTTGTCTCAATCATCCACCAAAG TAGAGGAGGTGAAAACCAAGAAGGTCTTTGTACAGCATATTGAAACACTTAGCAACTCGGAGGTGAAGGTTGATGTGTTGCGATCATTTGTG CCTGAAACTTTGAACACTGTGGACTTTATAACGAAAAGTGATGAAAAAAGACGTACTTTCAAAACAGAGAAT AAACAAGAGCAGCTTCTGGGGAAAGCTAAGAAGGAGCATGAG ATTTCGGCGAAAAATGCTCGTTTTGAGCAAGTCTGGAGGAAAAGAAAAGGGACAAAAGAAGCAAATCATGATGAAGCACTTAAGGAGATGTGTCAGCTCTATGATGTTGTGCGTGTTGATGTTCCTGAAACAACTCATGAAGGGAAAGAATATAG TTGGTGCAGAAATACAGAAATGGAAGAGGAGGAGCATATGATGATGTCCTCTCTACTGCCCCTGTTAAGAGAGTGTGTCCCTGATGCTGCTTCAGAAATTGAATCTGAGATTGATAATTACATTTCCAAAGGGG GTAGAGACGACTATGTATATGATTTGTATGCTGTGAAGGATGATGCAACAATGATGTCGGAAGATGCTTTAAATCCATTTCCTTT GGTACAAGTGGATGATAACGACGATGATTTTTATGATGGCCCTGATGATTCAGAAAATGACAGTTATGATTCGAATG CGGAAGATAATGCCATGAACGAGTATCCGGATGAGGAGACATCCAGCAATGAGGAAACTCAGAGCAAAAGTTCTGATGATATATCAGAGGAAGATGAAATTTCTGTTAGCCGTGCTGAAGATTTGCAACCTGAACATATAGAAGAAGATGCTTTGTTTGATGAAGGATCAGGACAAGATGATTATTTTGATAATGAGTTTGATAGctttgatgaaaatgatgatTACGAATATGATGATGATCAATTCAAGTAG
- the LOC141707388 gene encoding RNA-directed DNA methylation 4 isoform X4, translating into MADVAGTSSAPAKNDKPVVVRVKRKAFQSRLDAFWLEINDRPLKRPLIDFEKLSLSQSSTKVEEVKTKKVFVQHIETLSNSEVKVDVLRSFVKQEQLLGKAKKEHEISAKNARFEQVWRKRKGTKEANHDEALKEMCQLYDVVRVDVPETTHEGKEYSWCRNTEMEEEEHMMMSSLLPLLRECVPDAASEIESEIDNYISKGAGRDDYVYDLYAVKDDATMMSEDALNPFPLVQVDDNDDDFYDGPDDSENDSYDSNAEDNAMNEYPDEETSSNEETQSKSSDDISEEDEISVSRAEDLQPEHIEEDALFDEGSGQDDYFDNEFDSFDENDDYEYDDDQFK; encoded by the exons ATGGCTGATGTTGCCGGAACTTCTTCAGCTCCGGCGAAGAATGACAAGCCAGTTGTAGTGAGGGTTAAACGCAAGGCTTTTCAGTCACGGCTCGATGCTTTCT GGCTTGAAATAAATGACAGACCCTTGAAGCGTCCGTTGATTGATTTTGAGAAGCTGTCTTTGTCTCAATCATCCACCAAAG TAGAGGAGGTGAAAACCAAGAAGGTCTTTGTACAGCATATTGAAACACTTAGCAACTCGGAGGTGAAGGTTGATGTGTTGCGATCATTTGTG AAACAAGAGCAGCTTCTGGGGAAAGCTAAGAAGGAGCATGAG ATTTCGGCGAAAAATGCTCGTTTTGAGCAAGTCTGGAGGAAAAGAAAAGGGACAAAAGAAGCAAATCATGATGAAGCACTTAAGGAGATGTGTCAGCTCTATGATGTTGTGCGTGTTGATGTTCCTGAAACAACTCATGAAGGGAAAGAATATAG TTGGTGCAGAAATACAGAAATGGAAGAGGAGGAGCATATGATGATGTCCTCTCTACTGCCCCTGTTAAGAGAGTGTGTCCCTGATGCTGCTTCAGAAATTGAATCTGAGATTGATAATTACATTTCCAAAGGGG CAGGTAGAGACGACTATGTATATGATTTGTATGCTGTGAAGGATGATGCAACAATGATGTCGGAAGATGCTTTAAATCCATTTCCTTT GGTACAAGTGGATGATAACGACGATGATTTTTATGATGGCCCTGATGATTCAGAAAATGACAGTTATGATTCGAATG CGGAAGATAATGCCATGAACGAGTATCCGGATGAGGAGACATCCAGCAATGAGGAAACTCAGAGCAAAAGTTCTGATGATATATCAGAGGAAGATGAAATTTCTGTTAGCCGTGCTGAAGATTTGCAACCTGAACATATAGAAGAAGATGCTTTGTTTGATGAAGGATCAGGACAAGATGATTATTTTGATAATGAGTTTGATAGctttgatgaaaatgatgatTACGAATATGATGATGATCAATTCAAGTAG
- the LOC141707390 gene encoding tetrahydroanabasine acetyltransferase-like produces the protein MEIQPLIHKKDVILVKPAEPTPSQVLSLSTIDNDRNIELLCQTVYVYKTNSITSLDPALVIKEALSKVLVYFYPLAGKLKREDGKLRITCNADGVPFLEACADCKLSSLNYLDGIDTETAKLLAFDWPSESECGYHPLVLSVTKFSCGGFTIGMGLSHSVCDGFGAAQFYKAMAELASGKSDPTVKPVWERERLVGVASKDPILPPIDMSALANSPFLPTNVVAHESFYLTGETIGKLKMSLLRELEKTENANFTTLEILGAYVWRSRSRALQLSPEGKTMFCMAMGIRNVLNPPLNPGYYGNAFLSSSHLALTVRELIELPLSRVAKLIKESKKVLTSPDYVQQTLDKLETIIQQNKKVEISTGTSIVLTDWRQLGLLEEVDFGWKEMVNIVPLPWNNFFIDLCMFLPRSKVDSCMKAKGGMRVLVTLPKAAMPKMKEEMECLNQIGVDHIDKQSKP, from the coding sequence ATGGAAATCCAACCATTGATTCATAAAAAGGATGTCATACTGGTGAAACCTGCAGAACCCACCCCTTCTCAagttctttctttgtctactaTAGACAATGATCGGAACATTGAATTACTTTGTCAAACAGTCTACGTTTACAAGACGAATAGCATCACTAGTCTGGACCCAGCTTTGGTAATCAAAGAAGCTCTTTCAAAGGTTTTGGTTTACTTCTATCCCTTGGCAGGGAAGCTTAAACGTGAGGATGGGAAACTCCGAATCACATGCAATGCAGATGGCGTGCCTTTTTTAGAGGCATGCGCTGATTGCAAACTTTCATCTCTTAACTATTTGGATGGGATTGACACTGAAACAGCCAAACTCTTAGCCTTCGATTGGCCTAGTGAAAGTGAATGTGGTTATCATCCTTTAGTTTTGAGTGTGACAAAGTTTTCTTGTGGCGGTTTTACTATTGGGATGGGCTTATCGCACTCAGTATGTGATGGATTTGGTGCAGCTCAATTCTATAAGGCCATGGCTGAGCTAGCAAGTGGAAAGAGTGATCCAACAGTGAAGCCCGTGTGGGAGAGGGAAAGGCTAGTAGGCGTAGCAAGTAAAGATCCTATTTTGCCTCCAATCGACATGTCTGCATTGGCAAATTCACCATTTTTGCCTACTAATGTTGTTGCACATGAATCGTTCTATTTAACTGGAGAAACTATAGGAAAACTTAAGATGAGTTTGTTGAGGGAATTGGAGAAAACAGAGAATGCAAACTTCACCACACTCGAAATTCTTGGAGCCTATGTTTGGAGGTCAAGATCTAGAGCTTTACAACTAAGTCCCGAGGGAAAAACAATGTTTTGCATGGCTATGGGAATAAGAAATGTTTTGAATCCACCCCTGAATCCTGGATATTATGGAAATGCTTTCTTATCTTCTTCTCATTTAGCGCTGACAGTAAGAGAATTGATTGAGCTCCCTCTCTCCAGAGTTGCTAAACTGATCAAAGAGAGCAAGAAAGTATTAACTAGCCCAGATTATGTTCAGCAGACGCTGGATAAGTTGGAAACGATAATACAACAAAATAAGAAGGTTGAGATCAGCACCGGTACGTCTATCGTGCTAACAGATTGGAGACAATTAGGATTGCTAGAAGAAGTGGATTTTGGATGGAAAGAAATGGTGAATATTGTACCATTACCATGGAACAATTTCTTTATAGATCTGTGTATGTTTTTACCTCGTTCCAAAGTGGATTCTTGTATGAAAGCAAAAGGTGGTATGAGGGTACTTGTTACCCTCCCTAAAGCTGCAATGCCCAAAATGAAGGAAGAGATGGAATGCCTTAATCAGATTGGGGTTGATCACATCGATAAACAATCTAAACCATGA